The Vanrija pseudolonga chromosome 1, complete sequence genomic sequence ACAGTCATGGTGATGTGCATGCGCACGAGctgcccgcccaccgcccaccatgGAGCCAGTGTGGCACTTTTGTGGCAGTGTGGCACTTGACCACCAACCATCACCATCCTCCTTCGACATGTCCTCCAACATCATCCGACTTGTTCTTCGACCTCTGCTTGCATCTACTGACGCTACACAGCTTCACCGTTGATGAGATCCGCGAGCTGATGGGTATGTCGGGCAATTCGTCCACAGTGAAGGTGACACCGTTAAGGTGTCACTGTGAAGGTCATGTTTCGAAGCTTTGTAACGTGTTTGGGACATCCCAGCACGCCTGACAAAGCTTCGGTTCATGACCCTGTCATCGTAGCCCCTAGAATTCAGTCTGACACCTTGTAGACAAGCCGACCAACATCCGTAACATGTCGGTCATTGCCCACGTCGACCACGGCAAGTCGACTCTTACCGACTCGCTCGTCTCCAAGGCCGGTATCATTGCCGGTGCCAAGGCCGGTGAGATGCGTTTCACCGACACCCGTCAGGATGAGATCGACCGTGGTATCACCATCAAGTCGACCGCCATCTCGATGTACTTCCCCATCGACAAGGAGGACGTCGCCGACATCAAGCAGAAGACTGACGGTGAGTGATTGGCTTGGGACCTCGCCTCGATTCAATACTGACGACTTCTTAGGCAACGAGTTCCTGATCAACCTTATCGACTCGCCCGGTCACGTCGACTTCTCGTCTGAGGTTACCGCCGCTCTCCGTGTCACCGACGgtgcccttgtcgtcgtcgactgtGTTGAGGGTGTCTGTGTCCAGACCGAGACTGTCCTTCGTCAGTCGCTCGGTGAGCGTGTCAAGCCCGTCCTTGTCATCAACAAGGTCGACcgtgccctcctcgagctccaggTCTCCAAGGAGGACCTTTACCAGTCGTTCACCCGTACCGTCGAGTCGGTCAACGTCATCATCTCGACCTACACCGACCCCGTCCTCGGTGACGTCCAGGTCTACCCCGACCAGGGTACCGTCGCTTTCGGCTCGGGTCTCCACGGCTGGGCCTTCACCCTCCGCAACTTCGCCACCCGTTACGCCAAGAAGTTCGGTGTTGACAAGAACAAGCTCATGCCCAAGCTCTGGGGCGACAACTACTTCAACCCCAAGACCAAGAAGTGGTCCAAGGCCTCGGCTGACGGCACTGAGCGTGCTTTCAACATGTTCGTCCTTGACCCCATCTTCCGCATCTTCGACTCGATCATGAACTTCAAGAAGGACGAGATCCCCACTCTCCTTGACAAGCTCGAGATCAAGCTCTCGTCGGACGAGAAGGACCTTGAGGGCAAGCAGCTCCTCAAGACCGTCATGAAGAAGTTCCTTCCTGCCGGTGACGCCCTCCTTGAGATGATTGTCATCAacctcccctcgccccagACCGCCCAGAAGTACCGTGTCGAGACCCTCTACGAGGGCCCcatggacgacgagtcggccaTTGCCATCCGCGACTGTGACCCCAAGGGCCCCCTTATGGTCTACATCTCCAAGATGGTCCCCACCTCGGACAAGGGTCGTTTCTACGCCTTCGGCCGTGTCTTCTCGGGTACCGTCTCGTCGGGCCCCAAGGTCCGTATCCAGGGCCCCAACTTCGTTCCcggcaagaaggacgacTCGGTTATCAAGTCGATCCAGCGTACCGTCCTCATGATGGGCCGTACCGTCGAGTCCATCGAGGACTGCCCCGCCGGCAACATTGTTGGTCTTGTCGGTGTCGACCAGTTCCTCCTCAAGTCGGGTACCATCACCACCTCGGAGACCGCCCACAACATGAAGGTCATGAAGTTCTCGGTCTCGCCCGTCGTgcaggtcgccgtcgagtgCAAGAACGCCTCGGACCTCCCCAAGCTTGTTGAGGGTCTTAAGCGTCTCTCCAAGTCGGACCCCTGTGTCAAGACCATGATCGGTGAGAACGGTGAGATCAtcgtcgccggtgccggtgagCTCCACCTCGAGATCTGCCTCAACGACCTCGAGAACGACCACGCCGGTGTTCCCCTCCGCAAGTccgaccccgtcgtcggctaCCGTGAGACTGTCCAGGCCGAGTCCTCGATGATCGCTCTTTCCAAGTCGCAGAACAAGCACAACCGTCTCTGGGTCAAGGCTGAgcccctcgacgaggagcttACCAAGGACATTGAGGAGGGCCGCGTCGCTCCCCGTGACGACCCCAAGACCCGTGCCCGTTACCTCGCCGACACCTACGGCTGGGACGTTACCGACGCCCGTAAGATCTGGTGCTTCGGTCCCGACACCACCGGCCCCAACCTTTTCCTTGACGCCTCCAAGGGTGTTCAGTACATGAACGAGATCAAGGActcggtcgtcgccgccttccaGTGGGCCACCAAGGAGGGTGGTGTTGCTGAGGAGCCCATGCGTGGTATCCGCTTCTCGATCCTCGACTGCACGCTCCACACCGACGCTATCcaccgtggtggtggtcagaTCATCCCCACGGCCCGTCGTGTTTGTTacgccgcccagctcctcgccaagcccGGTCTCCAGGAGCCCATGTTCCTGGTCGAGATTGCCTGCCCGGACTCGGCCCAGGGTGGTGTCTACTCGGTCCTCAACGTTCGTCGTGGTCAGGTCTTCTCGGCCGAGCAGCGTCCCGGCACTCCGATGTACACAATGAAGGGAAAGTTTTTTCTATCATCGTTTACGTCCACGAAAATCGTGGACTtggacgatgaggaggaggaggcgaggaggtcgagtggCGGATTTGGTTCCGCCACAtcaacctccacctccacctccaccttgAGTAACACAATGCTGACACTTTCACAGCTTAcctccccgtcgccgagtcgTTCGGCTTCAACGCCGACCTCCGTGCCGCTACCGGTGGCCAGGCCTTCCCCCAGGCCGTCTTCGACCACTGGGctctcctcggcggtgacgCCTCGGAGAAGGGCTCCAAGGtcaacgagctcgccgtcaagATCCGTACTCGCAAGGGTCTTAAGCCTGACGTCCCCACCTACGACCAGTACTACGACAAGCTCTAAGTGTTTGTCGTTCTGGAGTTGTCAGAGGTCTATACATTGTTTGCGGCTTGCAGTCGCAGACTATGAATATATTGGTTTCGTTACGTAAGGAGCACTTTGGGTGTGGCACTTGGCGATCTGTGTGTGGCTTTGGTTCAGACAACAGGTTGCAGCGCCTCTACCCTCCCTCCTTACTCACTGCCGCATCTGCCCACATTGCACATATTCACAAGTGCATACACATGACTAGCCTATAGGCAATTGCCACAACAGGGCGGCTGCTCCTTTTGGGGTTTTTTTCATGTTTTGGTTATGTTTTTGAGCCGCTGTGGTCAGCGGCGTGGAGGCGACACTCGCTCACTTTTTGGTTGTTTTGGTTATGTTTTTGGGTTTTCCGTGGAAGCCTGATGCACACGACGGGCTTTGTAGCTCATCCCTACTTGGTCTTCTTAAGCCTACAAGAAGGGTGTGTCAGCATTGGATGCCACACTCGGCGGCATCAGGCTGTCGACTCACCACTTCTTGATCGATTCCCTGATTCGGTGACGAACTGGaggcgccggctcgtcgtcctccgacTCCGCCTTGCTCCCACTCAGCTCACCCGCcctctcgacctcgtcttgAGGAGGCGTCCGCGTGGTGTTCGTACCCCACCTCACTGCCTTCTTTCCCGTCTCCTTCGGCGCAGAGCGCAAGTCATcttcgaggtcgtcggggtGATAGTCGAattggggtggggggggcGATAAAGCAGCCGCTAAAGTCGCCTGTGTGCATGACGCTGATGTAACGGCAGGTAGCGACAGCCAGGCCCAATGAGTAGGGGTAACAGCTGATCTGCTGCAGGCTCGGGATCGCGTTGAAGCGAGGAATACGTCCTCCCAAGGGCTCTTGCTCAGGCCCGGCGTACCTGAAGGAGAGGATGTTGCGCCTGCCGTCCTTCTGAAGCGGGGAGTCGAGGAGGTCCGTAAGACAGTAGTAGGTTGGACAGACTCCCTTCTGCTTCTTCTCGATTGCATGCCAGAAGAATCGTGGGTCCGCGGCCACAACATCGCCAGGAGGATGGCGGAGTGACACCGGCGTACCGTGCATCTAAACGATTAGTGCTGGGCCCGGTTCCATAGCCCGATCGACTACTTACTCCCCTGGTGACAGCCATCCAACAAAAGTCAAGGATCACGAGGTCTTGGTGGATAGCAGTGGAGAGGGTCCCCGCCCAGGTGCTCCGAAAGACACGGACCAGTGCTTGGTGAATCGTGTGGATACGAGGCTCGATCCAACACTGGACGAGGCCGGGTGTGTGGACCACCAAGCCGAGCCACAGGGTCTCGAAAAGCAGAATGAGGATCGAGTCCACATGCTCTTCAAACTCTTCTCCATGAAGATGTTCCTTCAAGGTTTGCTGCAAGGTCAGCCGTGTGAGGACGTTCAAATACGCACGAGAATACGGCCAACGAGGCTCGAGGCCAAGTCAAAACCAAGGACGACCTGAGTACGGCCCTCACGAGCTGACTTCGTATAGCAGGCACGCTCGATCATCTGTGGCGTGTGAGCGCGGCCCCAGCCGTCTCGCGAATTACTCATACCTGGAACGCCTTCTCCTTGTACATCTTtatctcgtcgtcgctgtgggCCTCGATGTACGCGTCTAATCGGCGAATCGCAGCCTGTAAGTTGCCATTCGCCTTCTCGGCTTCGGCCTCAGAAGGCGAATCCGACTCCTCGTACCGATGCACCTTAATCTCAGCTGCCACTGCTTCGAAGACGAGGTTCACATTGTCGGTGGAGAAGTCTTCTGCCGTTAATGTCAGAGGGGAGGATGGCGACATGGCGTCACTTCAGAATAGTTCACTCACCTGAGCTAAACGCTGGCTGCGCGTCCTTGTTGAAAGTCAGACAGGCGTTGCGCAGTCGGTACATCTGCGCGTTGGTGATCCGAACGGCGGTGATGATAGGACTAAGCTTCTCCTTGAGGGTCTTGTTGTTGAACTGTGCGGTGTTAACAGGGTCGGGGAGAGACTAGGAAGGGCGGCTATAGGGGAGCACATACAGTAATCGCACGCTTCAGAAGGAGGTACCTCTTGTACCGAATCTCCTGATTATCAGCAATGCACGCTCGACAATGAGTCACTTACTGAGGCTTCCCGCATTTGCTCGCTCCAGTCACCCCCCAGGTTCCAAGTCTGCCGAGTCTTCTCATCGACTGCAGCCAGGGGCATCTGGTTAAGCCATGCGAAATCActgtcggcagcgtcgcggaGGTCGCCGTTGAACGAGATGAATCTGATGCACGCATCATCGTCGGGGTGCGCACAATGGTCCTTGACGAGCAGATCACTCAATGGGTGAGGATCGGTAAATCTCTGATGCTGCGGAGCACTGACGATGTCGCTCGGCCCATCAAGGGCGTCACCGTGGTCAATATCAAGCATCGGGGGAGGGAGGTCCTCGTCactctcgtcgtcgagcatcTGGGCTTTGACGGGGACAGGGAGCGTCCTGATGGAGTACTCGAAAGTGCCGGACGGGGACCTGAACTCGAGGAGCTTGGACCCATCCATCAATTGATCTGGTTCGTCGTCTACTGGAACTGCTGTTAGCCTCCTTCACAGTTGTCCACTGCGGTCTCCAAGACGCGTACCAGGGCGAGTTTGGGGAGGTGCCATTGTGTCTTTGTTGATGTCTGTCGGTGGAGAGGTGTAGGGAGAGAGGTGTGAAGTGTAAGAGAAGGAAGGgtggagagggagagagaggaaGAGAAAGAGTGAGTGGCGATTTGGGTTAGGTGACGACGAACTTTAGTGGTGCAGGACGGTGGGaaagacgacgaggggcgCACACCAAGAATAAGCGATCAAAACATttctccctctccctcccctcgGGCCCAGACCACCGTTGGCGTAGCAGCCTTCCAAACGCATCGTCTAGGAGACTCATTGCCGACCAAGGCATGAGAGACGGCCTACCCCAAGCGacaggcgacgccgagcgatTGAGCCAGGCGAGTGGCGACTCCGCCACAATCGCATTGCCGCTCCCCTCCACCTAGGTAGGGCTGACGCTGACGCTTGTGTTGCGTTGGTACGCAGGTGGGGCACTTCCTACCACTCCTCACTCCTGCATCTGCCCCAAGCTGCACATATCCACAGGTGCATACACATGACTAGACTATAGGCACTTGCCACGCTGTGTAAAAGGGCTGCTCTTTTTCGGGTTTACTGGTTTTGGTTATGTTTTTGAGCTGCAGCCGTCAGAGACGATGACGAGGCAGGCTCACAGGTTTGGCTGTTTTGGTTATGTTTTTGGGTTTACTGTGAAAGACGGGATACGCTATGTACATGCTTGGCGACTCGTTACTTCTCGGCCTTCGTGTACTCACATTGCAGTCAGCGATGGATCCCCTCCGCCACGCTGACTGTGCGACTCACTGGCGGGAGCCATCTGTTTGTAGCTTCTCTCGTGCAGCGGGGTCACTAGTGCTTCTGTCGCTTGCGGCGAAAGGTGACTGCGGCTTGGAAGCGTGCCCACCGGCTTGCCTTGGCATGAACGGTTGACTTCGGCTGCTCGCGGTCCGGCTTGGTAACAGCGAGATCACCGGTGCCGACGGGGTGGGCCGCATGGAGGTCGAGTTGAGTGCTGgcctccgacgacgagtgggccTGTGGGCTCAGCATCAGTACCGCCTCACGCGCGATGCCTGGTAGTCCTCCTACAGTTGCCTGCTCGGGCTGCTCCTCCGCATCGGCGACCTCACTGCCCTCTTTGAGctcaaggtcgtcgtcgttcttgTGGTCGATGTTGTTGGtgctgtcgttgtcgttaccatcgccgccgtcgtcacctcCCTCGTtgatgtcggcgtcggcgtcggtggcgtcgttggcgtccTCCGAGTCACCCTCGTAACGCTCGATAAGGGCACGGGGGAAGATTTCTCCGTAGGACTATGGCAGCGTCCTGATGTAGTACTTGACGGGACCGGAGGGGGTGTCGTCCTCGCACAGAATCCTCATGGATCCGTCCGCAaggagctcgggctcgtcccCCACTGCTAGGTGAATGAGCTGCAACCACAGTCATGGGGGTGGTATGCAAAGGAACTTACGATCGCGGGTGCGAGTACGACCTGACATGATGCCTGATTCCGTTCtggtgggcgaggtgtggCGAGTGAGATGGGTGCGTGCAAGAGAGAGGTGAGTGAGGGTGTGAGGGGGTAAGGGTGTGAAGGGGTgagggggtgaggggtgTGTGGGAGGCTGAAGGTGAGAGAGAAAGAAGTGGGTGTTTGAGAAACTGAGCAGTGCTGAGTGGCAAACCCGCAGACGAGGGGACCAACCATCTTGTGGCTACAGCCAAACGGCCACCCAGAGCAGGCCGCGTCACCAGGTGCGCCCTTCTCAACGCCCATTGTCAAGGAAGACTCGGGAGGCGGTACTTCAGACTGCTCCAGGCCCCAATCGAAGGGGAacggggcgacgaggcgttgGTGGTGACGGAACGCACGGTCAGGCGACACCGTCGCTGGACAAGCCAGAGGCGAAGAGAAGAGGTGGAAGAGGTCTCTTCGTCAGGATCGCAGGCGAGCCCAAGCTCCTCTGTGCACCCGGCGGCGATCCTCCACCCAGCCCAGGGCGATGGCTTGTCTAATGCTGCTACCCCCCGCCTGTTCAGCACGACCAGC encodes the following:
- the EFT2 gene encoding Elongation factor 2 yields the protein MVNFTVDEIRELMDKPTNIRNMSVIAHVDHGKSTLTDSLVSKAGIIAGAKAGEMRFTDTRQDEIDRGITIKSTAISMYFPIDKEDVADIKQKTDGNEFLINLIDSPGHVDFSSEVTAALRVTDGALVVVDCVEGVCVQTETVLRQSLGERVKPVLVINKVDRALLELQVSKEDLYQSFTRTVESVNVIISTYTDPVLGDVQVYPDQGTVAFGSGLHGWAFTLRNFATRYAKKFGVDKNKLMPKLWGDNYFNPKTKKWSKASADGTERAFNMFVLDPIFRIFDSIMNFKKDEIPTLLDKLEIKLSSDEKDLEGKQLLKTVMKKFLPAGDALLEMIVINLPSPQTAQKYRVETLYEGPMDDESAIAIRDCDPKGPLMVYISKMVPTSDKGRFYAFGRVFSGTVSSGPKVRIQGPNFVPGKKDDSVIKSIQRTVLMMGRTVESIEDCPAGNIVGLVGVDQFLLKSGTITTSETAHNMKVMKFSVSPVVQVAVECKNASDLPKLVEGLKRLSKSDPCVKTMIGENGEIIVAGAGELHLEICLNDLENDHAGVPLRKSDPVVGYRETVQAESSMIALSKSQNKHNRLWVKAEPLDEELTKDIEEGRVAPRDDPKTRARYLADTYGWDVTDARKIWCFGPDTTGPNLFLDASKGVQYMNEIKDSVVAAFQWATKEGGVAEEPMRGIRFSILDCTLHTDAIHRGGGQIIPTARRVCYAAQLLAKPGLQEPMFLVEIACPDSAQGGVYSVLNVRRAYLPVAESFGFNADLRAATGGQAFPQAVFDHWALLGGDASEKGSKVNELAVKIRTRKGLKPDVPTYDQYYDKL